One Babylonia areolata isolate BAREFJ2019XMU chromosome 27, ASM4173473v1, whole genome shotgun sequence DNA window includes the following coding sequences:
- the LOC143301591 gene encoding uncharacterized protein LOC143301591 codes for MTSVAGVPSNQTENLTSTTSVPSAQTENLTSATFLPSGQTENLTLPTRVPSEQTGYTTSVTDVPSAQTESQASAIGDSSEQTENLTLATEVPSEQTVNMTSATVATSDQTEKKTLAIGVTSVTGFYSEHTQSLMSTTSASSEEAENMTSVTGIPSNQTDSLTSTTNVPSAQTENLTFSTSGPSEQTENITSPTYVPFEETESLAFVTDVPPDQTENVTSATGVPSAQTENTISITSVLSQQAENLTLSTYVLSEQTESLTTASGVPSVQTKSLRLTTEVPSEQTENVTSAAVVASDQTENPTLVTGGPSEKTVSQTSVTTVPSEQTENMTLATGVPSEQTGSITSVTSVPLEQTENVTSFTILPPEKTESLTLATEVSSEQTGYITSDVPSVQTESQTSATGVPSGETESLTSVTGFYSEHKQSLVLITSAASGDTENMTSVTGIPPEQTENVTSVTSVPSEQTESLTSVTNVPSVQTESLTSVTGLPSEQTENVTSVTSVPSGQIENVTSPTYFPSEETESLTSTRVPSEQTEKQTFITDVPSEQTANLTLATKIPSEQTENLTSAAEVPSEQTENITAVTRISSEQTEMLTLATEDPSGETESNTSVTDFYSEHTQSFMTATSASSEETHNVTSVTGVPPDQTENVTSDTGVSHGQTENVMSNTSLPPDQTENVTTVTGVSPYQTEDVTSVTSLPPDQTENVTSVTGVPPDQTENVTSVTGVPPDQTENVTSVTGVSPDQTENVTSVTENVTSVTDVPPDHTESVTSVTESVTSVTGDPPDETENVTSVTGVPPDQTENVTSVTSLPPDETENVTKRDVSDRCSP; via the exons ATGACGTCAGTGGCTGGTGTGCCCTCTAACCAAACAGAAAACCTAACATCAACTACTAGCGTACCATCTGCACAAACAGAAAACCTGACTTCAGCTACTTTTCTTCCTTCAGGGCAAACAGAAAACCTGACCTTACCTACACGAGTTCCATCGGAGCAAACGGGATATACAACATCAGTTACGGATGTTCCTTCTGCACAAACAGAAAGCCAGGCGTCAGCAATTGGTGATTCTTCTGAGCAAACAGAAAATCTGACGTTAGCTACTGAAGTTCCTTCTGAGCAAACAGTAAATATGACTTCAGCTACTGTTGCTACTTCAgatcaaacagaaaagaaaacgctAGCTATTGGTGTTACATCAGTTACTGGTTTTTATTCTGAACATACACAAAGCCTGATGTCAACAACTAGTGCTTCATCTGAGGAAGCAGAAAACATGACGTCAGTGACTGGTATACCCTCTAACCAAACAGATAGCTTGACATCAACTACTAATGTACCATCTGCACAAACAGAAAACCTGACGTTTAGTACTTCTGGTCCGTCTGAGCAAACAGAAAACATTACGTCACCTACTTATGTTCCTTTCGAGGAAACAGAAAGCCTGGCGTTTGTTACTGACGTTCCTCCTGATCAAACAGAAAACGTTACGTCAGCTACTGGTGTTCCTTCTGCACAAACAGAAAACACGATTTCAATTACCTCTGTTCTTTCTCAGCAAGCAGAAAACTTGACGTTATCTACTTATGTTCTTTCTGAGCAAACAGAAAGTCTGACCACAGCTAGCGGTGTTCCTTCTGTGCAAACAAAAAGTCTGAGGTTAACTACAGAAGTTCCTTCCGAGCAGACAGAAAATGTGACgtcagctgctgttgttgcttcagATCAAACAGAAAACCCGACTTTAGTTACTGGCGGTCCTTCTGAAAAAACAGTAAGCCAAACGTCAGTTACTACCGTTCCTtctgaacaaacagaaaacatgacATTAGCTACTGGTGTTCCTTCTGAGCAAACAGGAAGCATCACGTCAGTTACTAGTGTTCCGCTAGAACAAACAGAGAACGTGACGTCATTTACTATTCTTCCtccagagaaaacagaaagcctGACGTTAGCTACTGAAGTTTCTTCTGAGCAAACGGGGTATATAACATCAGATGTTCCTTCTGTGCAAACAGAAAGCCAGACGTCAGCAACTGGTGTTCCTTCTGGGGAAACAGAAAGCCTCACGTCAGTTACTGGTTTTTATTCTGAACATAAACAAAGCCTTGTTTTAATTACCAGTGCAGCATCTGGGGACACAGAAAATATGACGTCAGTCACTGGTATTCCGCCTGagcaaacagaaaacgtgacgtcagttacaAGTGTTCCTTCTGAGCAAACAGAAAGTCTGACTTCAGTTACCAATGTTCCTTCTGTGCAAACAGAAAGCCTCACTTCAGTTACTGGTCTTCCTTCTGagcaaacagaaaacgtgacgtcagttacaAGTGTTCCTTCTGGACAAATAGAAAACGTGACATCACCTACTTATTTTCCTTCTGAAGAAACAGAAAGCCTGACATCGACTCGTGTCCCTtctgaacaaacagaaaaacagacgttTATTACTGATGTTCCTTCTGAGCAAACAGCAAACCTGACACTAGCTACTAAAATTCCTTCTGAGCAAACGGAAAACCTGACGTCAGCTGCTGAAGTTCCTTCTGAGCAAACAGAAAACATTACGGCAGTTACTCGTATTTCTTCTGAGCAAACAGAAATGCTAACGTTAGCTACTGAGGATCCTTCTGGTGAAACAGAAAGCAACACGTCAGTTACTGATTTTTATTCTGAGCACACACAAAGTTTCATGACAGCTACTAGTGCTTCATCTGAGGAAACACACAACGTGACGTCAGTTACCGGTGTCccccctgaccaaacagaaaatgTCACGTCAGATACTGGTGTCTCCCATGGCCAAACAGAAAATGTGATGTCAAATACCAGTCTTccccctgaccaaacagaaaacgtgacgacAGTTACTGGTGTCTCCCCTTACCAAACAGAAGACGTGACATCAGTTACCAGTCTTccccctgaccaaacagaaaacgtgacgtcagttactggtgtcccccctgaccaaacagaaaacgtgacgtcagttactggtgtcccccctgaccaaacagaaaacgtgacgtcagttactggtgtctcccctgaccaaacagaaaacgtgacgtcagttactg aaaacgtgacgtcagttactgaTGTCCCCCCTGACCACACGGAAAGCGTGACGTCAGTTACAG aaagcgtgacgtcagttactggtGATCCCCCTGAcgaaacagaaaacgtgacgtcagtgACCGGTGTTccccctgaccaaacagaaaacgtgacgtcagttaccAGTCTTCCCCCTGAcgaaacagaaaacgtgac aaaacgtgacgtcagtgACCGGTGTTccccctga